One genomic segment of Pseudoalteromonas sp. GCY includes these proteins:
- a CDS encoding tyrosine-type recombinase/integrase: MQSINQLSQQFISLCKDKRKLSDHTLKAYQIDLKQFMQALDENKSIKDISKVDLSRFHQFLVDSELSNTSIKRKMACVRAMFQWLEREEFIELNPFHKFQLDIKLPKRLPRNVPHSDLKRLLKQARKNCKSLWIESSNTYSVSQKRLLNEFTSLIALELMISTGIRVSELAGICLTDIYINEKKIKILGKGARERFVYLTDQEIAKLLKNYIESRTICSPSCNYLLINSRGEPASTQFLRKLIKKLSQQAYTQLKVTPHMLRHSAACELLESGLDIRFVQRLLGHSSISTTEIYTHVTDNALQKKITKANVRKRIAS; this comes from the coding sequence GTGCAATCAATAAACCAACTTTCTCAACAGTTCATTTCCCTGTGTAAAGATAAACGTAAACTCTCAGATCACACCTTGAAAGCATATCAAATTGACTTAAAGCAGTTTATGCAAGCACTTGATGAAAATAAAAGCATTAAAGATATTAGCAAAGTAGACTTATCGCGGTTCCATCAATTTCTGGTTGATTCCGAGCTATCAAACACATCAATAAAGCGAAAAATGGCGTGTGTAAGGGCCATGTTCCAATGGCTTGAACGTGAGGAATTCATCGAGCTTAATCCTTTTCATAAATTTCAGCTAGACATTAAGCTACCCAAAAGATTGCCAAGAAACGTACCACACTCAGACTTGAAACGCTTGCTCAAACAAGCCAGAAAAAACTGTAAAAGCTTATGGATAGAGTCATCAAACACATATAGTGTCAGTCAAAAGCGTCTGCTAAATGAATTTACTTCACTCATCGCTTTAGAACTTATGATTAGCACAGGGATCCGAGTATCTGAGCTTGCTGGAATTTGTTTAACTGACATCTATATCAACGAAAAAAAGATTAAAATCTTAGGTAAGGGAGCCAGAGAACGATTTGTGTATCTCACCGACCAAGAAATAGCCAAATTACTCAAGAACTATATTGAAAGCCGTACTATTTGCTCACCCAGTTGCAATTATTTACTGATTAATAGCCGCGGGGAGCCCGCCTCAACGCAGTTTTTACGCAAACTGATCAAGAAACTCAGCCAACAAGCATACACCCAACTCAAAGTCACTCCACATATGCTAAGGCACAGTGCTGCATGCGAACTACTTGAATCAGGCCTCGATATTCGCTTCGTTCAACGGTTGCTCGGACATAGTAGTATCTCAACCACGGAAATTTATACCCATGTTACCGACAATGCTCTGCAAAAGAAGATCACTAAAGCCAATGTAAGGAAACGAATTGCTAGTTAG
- a CDS encoding polysaccharide deacetylase family protein, whose protein sequence is MRTTLTTSIRALLTAIALLAGTAQGTEVESGHYWPDDAQLVISISMQFEATAQDQSDPGPFPQQEAGYPDTVAPTWYQYGMNEGIPRLLNLWDKHNIKVTSHMVGKAAELNPELAKMVAQKGHEVSGHGQNWTPQYSMTPEEERASYIHSADVLEKITGQRPKGFNAFWMRHSEQTLTILQSLGFIYHIDDLSRDEPSFTPVNGKPFVVVPYTFRNNDIVRYGGSSAMTAKAYLQELKDEFDVLYEEGKSQRRMMSISAHDRLAGSPARVKALDEFIRYAKSHPKVKFMRKIDIAKWTLKQQDVPTNPERVF, encoded by the coding sequence ATGCGTACCACATTGACCACAAGTATTCGAGCACTACTAACAGCAATCGCCCTGCTTGCAGGCACAGCCCAAGGCACCGAAGTAGAGTCTGGCCATTACTGGCCTGATGATGCTCAATTGGTGATCTCTATCTCCATGCAGTTTGAAGCAACCGCACAAGACCAAAGCGATCCCGGGCCATTTCCTCAGCAAGAAGCGGGCTATCCCGACACCGTCGCTCCTACTTGGTATCAGTATGGCATGAATGAAGGGATCCCAAGATTGCTTAATCTTTGGGACAAACACAACATCAAAGTGACGTCCCACATGGTAGGAAAAGCTGCTGAGCTCAATCCTGAACTTGCCAAAATGGTGGCTCAAAAAGGGCATGAAGTTTCAGGTCATGGACAAAACTGGACACCACAATACTCGATGACACCCGAAGAAGAACGTGCATCTTATATTCACAGTGCAGATGTGCTTGAAAAAATCACCGGCCAAAGACCAAAAGGCTTTAATGCATTTTGGATGCGCCATTCTGAGCAAACTTTAACTATTTTGCAGTCCCTTGGATTTATCTATCATATTGATGACTTATCTCGGGATGAGCCTTCGTTTACCCCGGTCAATGGCAAGCCTTTCGTAGTTGTACCCTACACCTTTAGAAACAACGATATCGTGCGCTACGGTGGCAGCTCCGCAATGACAGCAAAAGCCTATTTGCAAGAGTTAAAGGACGAGTTTGATGTGCTTTATGAAGAAGGAAAATCCCAGCGCCGTATGATGTCTATCAGCGCACACGACAGGCTCGCAGGCAGCCCTGCTCGCGTAAAAGCACTTGACGAATTTATTCGCTACGCTAAATCGCATCCAAAGGTTAAGTTTATGCGCAAAATAGACATAGCGAAATGGACCCTAAAACAGCAAGACGTACCAACCAACCCAGAACGCGTGTTTTAG
- a CDS encoding HAD family hydrolase produces the protein MAIGNIKHVIFDVGNVFVRWSPEEIVRLTFGNQCDVESLAKQLFHSEIWFAINRGELTEADTKHAFMQTCHLTSEQADELFFYIKESLIPLYGTLALMQRLKAAGYSAYALTDNVHEIVSHLKARHTFWQHFDGEIISAELGCMKPGKAIFTHLLERYQLAAGDCVFLDDVLANVEGAKQVGLHGIQFFNAAQAERELCELGLVF, from the coding sequence ATGGCAATTGGCAATATTAAACACGTAATTTTTGACGTAGGTAACGTATTTGTAAGGTGGTCTCCAGAGGAGATAGTTCGGCTTACCTTTGGTAACCAATGCGACGTTGAGAGTCTAGCTAAGCAGCTGTTCCACAGTGAGATTTGGTTCGCGATTAATCGAGGCGAACTGACTGAAGCAGACACGAAGCACGCTTTTATGCAAACCTGTCACTTAACCTCTGAGCAAGCTGACGAACTGTTCTTTTATATTAAAGAATCACTGATCCCACTTTATGGCACGCTTGCACTGATGCAGCGTCTAAAGGCGGCTGGATATAGTGCATATGCCCTAACCGATAATGTGCACGAGATTGTGAGCCACCTAAAAGCGCGTCATACTTTCTGGCAACACTTTGACGGAGAAATTATTTCTGCTGAGCTTGGCTGTATGAAGCCCGGCAAAGCTATTTTTACTCACTTACTGGAGCGCTACCAACTGGCGGCAGGTGACTGTGTTTTTCTTGATGATGTCTTAGCGAATGTTGAAGGTGCAAAGCAGGTCGGATTACATGGTATTCAGTTCTTTAATGCGGCGCAAGCTGAGCGCGAGTTGTGTGAGCTAGGATTGGTGTTTTAA
- a CDS encoding VOC family protein: protein MQLDHFLFRANDMAKMATFFEQVLRLKEGLRPPFPFPGKWFYGDQQQPFIHLVEQSPHTQAQAKYLGSVQTASMGTSNIDHIAFRGDDYPGLIARLERFGVRYVERDVPVSNEHQVFIFAPESLKIEVLFPRHINSLVQ, encoded by the coding sequence ATGCAGTTAGATCACTTTTTGTTTAGAGCAAATGATATGGCAAAGATGGCAACCTTTTTTGAGCAAGTGCTTAGGCTTAAAGAAGGCTTACGTCCACCTTTTCCATTTCCAGGAAAGTGGTTCTATGGCGACCAACAGCAACCTTTCATTCATCTGGTTGAACAATCACCACATACCCAAGCACAGGCTAAATACCTTGGCTCTGTGCAAACCGCAAGCATGGGTACTAGCAACATAGATCATATTGCATTTCGTGGTGACGATTATCCAGGGTTAATCGCCCGACTAGAGCGTTTTGGCGTTCGCTACGTGGAACGAGATGTCCCCGTTAGCAATGAGCATCAGGTTTTTATCTTTGCACCTGAATCTCTAAAAATTGAAGTGCTGTTTCCACGCCACATCAACTCACTTGTCCAATAA
- a CDS encoding ABC transporter permease produces the protein MYYVRIDGSATEIDNFELGKQIKQLLANQASIASVSASYTSPLQMGWQNYLYDQNIALIGIVSLSFYDEDGFTALSLPLEQGSRFTPIMASGSDNNEIILSASLAKRLYKDENPIGQTLYADREVPRKVVGVVSDIYVPTGNRGYTLERYYLPVTEGSTSFIIKGNTELSKAQLTHALKVIHPSLNFAFFEPVDDMLTQRLRQTWLQAMLTVALLALTLSLAGAGIYGVLNYSVQMRRYELGIHLSLGAHTHKLIAQVLKQSLTPVMIGLGVSALTVALGYGILTKISTTAISVSWFAVIVTIPIMLLIALIASYLPVQRVIRQDPIKALRNE, from the coding sequence TTGTACTATGTCCGTATCGATGGCAGTGCCACAGAAATCGATAACTTTGAGCTTGGCAAACAAATCAAACAGCTTTTAGCCAATCAAGCGAGCATCGCATCGGTATCGGCAAGTTATACTTCGCCTTTGCAAATGGGATGGCAAAATTATTTGTATGACCAAAATATTGCGCTGATCGGTATCGTCAGTTTGTCCTTTTACGACGAAGACGGTTTCACTGCGCTTTCACTACCACTTGAGCAAGGAAGCCGGTTTACACCAATCATGGCCTCAGGCTCAGACAACAATGAAATAATTCTCTCGGCCTCACTCGCTAAGCGTTTGTACAAAGATGAAAATCCAATCGGTCAAACCCTCTATGCTGACAGAGAGGTGCCAAGAAAAGTGGTTGGGGTTGTGAGTGATATTTACGTGCCTACGGGCAACCGAGGCTATACCCTAGAGCGCTATTACTTGCCGGTCACTGAAGGCAGCACATCCTTTATTATCAAAGGGAATACGGAGCTCTCTAAAGCTCAATTAACTCATGCACTCAAGGTCATTCATCCGAGTCTAAACTTTGCTTTTTTTGAGCCTGTAGATGACATGCTCACCCAGAGGTTAAGACAAACTTGGCTGCAAGCAATGTTGACTGTCGCCCTATTAGCCCTTACTTTAAGCCTAGCTGGTGCTGGGATCTACGGCGTGCTCAACTACAGTGTACAAATGCGTCGCTATGAGCTTGGCATTCACTTGTCGTTGGGCGCACATACACACAAACTGATAGCACAAGTGCTCAAGCAGAGTCTAACACCGGTAATGATTGGCCTTGGAGTGAGTGCATTAACCGTTGCACTCGGATATGGGATACTGACAAAGATAAGCACAACAGCTATTTCCGTGAGCTGGTTCGCCGTTATTGTGACAATCCCTATCATGCTGCTGATTGCGCTCATCGCAAGCTATTTACCGGTGCAAAGGGTGATAAGGCAAGATCCCATTAAAGCGCTAAGAAACGAATAA
- a CDS encoding YbhB/YbcL family Raf kinase inhibitor-like protein: MKPLLLNLSLASMALLGATNAISAPEFTLESPDLVAEQSIRPFQYWDQFGCEGNSTRPTLVWSNAPIHTKSFAVTFYDQDAPTGSGFWHWQVYNLPKDTTRLAETLPSQAIEGNTDLGKPGYFGPCPPIGRKHKYTFTVHALDVDTLPVPAGATAPLTGFFIHQHSLAQATLSVYAGPRAAGE, from the coding sequence ATGAAACCATTATTACTGAACTTATCCCTAGCCTCCATGGCATTACTCGGTGCAACCAATGCAATTTCAGCACCTGAGTTTACACTAGAAAGCCCAGATCTTGTTGCTGAACAATCTATTCGGCCATTTCAATACTGGGATCAATTTGGCTGCGAGGGAAACAGCACACGGCCAACCTTAGTTTGGTCAAATGCACCTATACACACCAAGAGCTTTGCGGTGACGTTTTACGATCAAGACGCGCCAACTGGCAGCGGATTTTGGCACTGGCAAGTGTATAACCTGCCCAAAGACACGACTAGGCTTGCAGAAACTTTACCAAGCCAAGCCATTGAAGGTAATACGGATTTAGGAAAGCCTGGGTACTTTGGCCCATGCCCGCCTATTGGTCGCAAACATAAATACACCTTTACCGTGCATGCACTAGATGTAGATACACTCCCCGTGCCAGCTGGTGCAACAGCACCACTTACTGGATTTTTTATCCACCAGCATAGCTTAGCGCAGGCAACACTTTCTGTGTATGCAGGCCCAAGAGCCGCAGGAGAATAA
- a CDS encoding ester cyclase, producing the protein MIKHALILTLSVSATIALAAPNEELPVAKVAQICDSAQCQIAANAALQYAAFWHSGDTKFARQALSNTFTDMTLPRGRKQGLKGVLEASSGFRRAVPDLKAEVEHLLVSGSFVTVRLRFFGHFSGQFGEHQGAGQAIDFRAVDVYYVDGEKITKNWHLEDYHTLFEQMQINE; encoded by the coding sequence ATGATTAAACATGCTTTAATTTTAACGCTAAGTGTCAGTGCGACTATAGCATTAGCAGCACCCAATGAGGAGTTACCCGTAGCAAAGGTTGCGCAAATTTGTGACTCAGCACAATGTCAAATAGCCGCGAATGCCGCATTGCAGTACGCTGCTTTTTGGCACAGTGGAGACACTAAGTTTGCGAGACAGGCACTAAGTAACACATTTACTGATATGACATTACCAAGAGGTAGAAAGCAAGGCTTGAAAGGCGTGCTAGAAGCCTCATCAGGATTTCGTCGCGCAGTGCCAGACCTGAAAGCAGAAGTCGAACATTTACTAGTCAGTGGTTCATTTGTCACGGTACGACTACGTTTCTTTGGACACTTCAGCGGCCAATTTGGTGAGCACCAAGGAGCAGGTCAAGCCATTGATTTCCGAGCTGTCGATGTTTACTACGTTGATGGTGAGAAAATTACTAAAAATTGGCATCTAGAAGACTACCATACGCTCTTTGAACAAATGCAGATTAATGAATAA
- the ggt gene encoding gamma-glutamyltransferase, translated as MRKLTALVWSCSVSLCVGVAFGNTAQADESPIFSSKATAQPIWAEHGMVSSQEALASQVGVEILKQGGNAVDAAVAVGFSLAVTLPRAGNIGGGGFMLVHLAKESKTIAIDYREMAPSRAHKDIFIDENGDVNPKLSLQHGLAVGVPGTVMGMELALEKYGTMTLSQVIQPAIKLARDGIKVTSDLANSLSHSYIKERMLSVPASKAVFYKKDGSSYKPNEWLVQADLAHSLELVAEKGSAGFYQGETAKKIVAAVEAAGGIMSLDDLKGYKAVEREPVKGTYRGYDIVSMPPPSSGGVHIIEMLNMLEQYPIGELGHNSAATVHLMAEVMKRAYADRSEYLGDPDFYDVPVKALVDKQYAKQRSKQISADKATPSREIKPGKLLPYESNQTTHYSVVDKWGNAVSNTYTLNFSYGSGIVAAGTGILLNNEMDDFSAKPGTPNGFGLVGGEANAVEGKKRPLSSMTPTIVMKEGKPFLVTGSPGGSRIITTTLQIIMNVIDHGLNIAEATVAPRIHHQWLPDEIRIERSLNVDTRRLLESKGHTLSEQNAMGSTQSIMLTDKGLFGSSDPRRADSAAVGY; from the coding sequence ATGCGTAAATTAACAGCCTTGGTGTGGTCTTGCTCTGTTTCCTTGTGCGTGGGTGTTGCGTTTGGTAACACGGCGCAAGCTGACGAGTCACCAATATTTAGTTCTAAAGCCACAGCACAGCCAATATGGGCTGAACACGGTATGGTATCTAGCCAAGAGGCACTTGCCAGTCAGGTTGGTGTGGAGATTTTAAAGCAAGGTGGCAATGCCGTAGATGCGGCTGTCGCAGTAGGTTTTAGCCTTGCCGTGACCCTGCCAAGGGCCGGAAATATCGGCGGCGGTGGCTTTATGCTAGTGCATCTGGCAAAAGAGAGTAAAACCATTGCGATTGATTATCGCGAAATGGCGCCCAGCCGTGCGCACAAAGATATCTTTATTGATGAAAACGGTGATGTAAACCCAAAGCTAAGCCTTCAGCACGGCCTTGCGGTGGGCGTTCCCGGAACGGTTATGGGAATGGAGTTAGCACTCGAGAAATACGGCACCATGACACTTAGCCAAGTTATTCAGCCTGCAATTAAATTAGCACGTGATGGCATTAAAGTGACCTCTGATTTAGCCAATTCGCTTTCTCATAGCTATATAAAAGAACGAATGCTTAGTGTACCGGCGTCTAAAGCTGTGTTTTATAAAAAAGATGGTAGCAGCTACAAGCCAAATGAATGGTTGGTGCAGGCTGACTTGGCTCACTCTTTGGAACTCGTTGCCGAAAAAGGCAGCGCGGGCTTTTATCAGGGCGAGACAGCAAAGAAAATTGTTGCTGCGGTAGAAGCGGCTGGTGGCATTATGTCGCTGGATGACTTAAAAGGCTATAAAGCGGTAGAGCGTGAGCCGGTAAAAGGCACATACCGCGGCTACGACATCGTTTCTATGCCGCCACCTTCATCTGGTGGTGTGCATATCATAGAGATGCTGAACATGCTGGAGCAATATCCTATTGGTGAGCTTGGGCATAATAGCGCTGCTACCGTCCATTTAATGGCTGAGGTCATGAAGCGTGCGTATGCTGACCGCAGTGAATATTTGGGCGACCCCGATTTCTACGACGTACCCGTTAAAGCATTGGTGGATAAGCAATATGCAAAGCAGCGTAGTAAGCAAATAAGCGCAGACAAAGCGACGCCAAGCCGCGAGATTAAGCCCGGTAAATTATTACCTTATGAGAGTAACCAAACCACGCATTATTCTGTGGTAGATAAGTGGGGCAATGCGGTGAGTAACACTTATACGCTTAACTTTAGCTATGGCTCAGGTATTGTGGCGGCTGGCACAGGCATTCTACTTAACAACGAAATGGATGATTTCTCGGCAAAACCAGGTACACCAAACGGTTTTGGCTTGGTTGGTGGCGAAGCTAATGCTGTTGAAGGAAAGAAGCGTCCTCTGAGTTCGATGACTCCCACGATTGTAATGAAAGAGGGTAAACCCTTTTTGGTAACGGGTAGCCCTGGTGGCTCGCGTATTATCACCACCACGCTGCAAATCATTATGAATGTTATTGATCATGGCTTGAACATCGCTGAAGCAACAGTGGCTCCGCGTATTCACCACCAATGGTTACCAGATGAAATTCGGATTGAACGTAGCTTAAATGTGGATACTCGACGCCTACTTGAAAGCAAAGGACACACACTTTCAGAGCAGAATGCGATGGGCTCAACCCAGTCAATCATGCTTACCGATAAAGGTCTATTTGGTTCCTCAGATCCAAGGCGCGCAGATAGCGCTGCGGTGGGATACTAA
- a CDS encoding sigma-54-dependent transcriptional regulator gives MQGSILIVDDKADIRLSLQFLLKNHGFTIFQSSSLDCAAKQLNAHEIDIVLLDMNYELDTTSGDEGLSFLSQYASQSSATFIAMTAWSSVELAVEAMQRGAKDFFAKPWDNHAVVMMVKKHLGLKQIAAKQQPASSQQTTAKIAPNVDHADALLWLSPTMQALKSQLDRIAKTKANILLRGENGTGKSQIASYIHQQSNITGNFVSTNMAAIPESLFESEMFGHVKGAFTDAKQDRQGRFSMAEQGTLFLDEVGTLTEPQQAKLLRVLETGEYEAVGSSKTQHASCRIISATNADLESQQQASQFRSDLYFRLNTMEFEIPPLRLRRTEIIPLANFFIQKHATAYELEVKPLSHAAQTRLQSYSFPGNIRELSHMMERAILLCDGTEIEESALSLKSVATTEQSEPEMMTLDQAEQKLIKMALCQCHDNVEDAAVLLGISKSALYRRLDKFDIKTR, from the coding sequence ATGCAAGGTTCAATTTTAATCGTTGATGACAAGGCCGATATCCGCCTTAGCTTACAGTTTTTACTAAAAAACCACGGTTTTACCATTTTCCAAAGTAGTAGTCTTGATTGTGCCGCTAAGCAGCTCAATGCGCACGAAATTGATATTGTACTGCTAGACATGAATTATGAATTAGATACAACATCCGGCGATGAAGGTCTCTCTTTTTTGAGTCAGTATGCAAGTCAAAGCAGCGCAACCTTTATTGCGATGACCGCTTGGTCAAGCGTCGAGCTTGCCGTCGAAGCCATGCAGCGCGGTGCCAAAGACTTTTTTGCCAAGCCTTGGGACAACCACGCTGTGGTAATGATGGTGAAAAAGCATTTAGGGCTAAAGCAAATCGCTGCAAAACAACAACCTGCTTCCTCCCAACAAACCACAGCTAAAATAGCGCCAAATGTAGACCATGCTGATGCGTTACTCTGGTTAAGCCCAACGATGCAAGCGCTAAAAAGCCAACTTGATCGCATTGCCAAAACCAAAGCGAATATATTGCTTAGAGGGGAAAATGGTACGGGAAAATCACAGATTGCCAGCTACATCCACCAGCAAAGTAACATCACAGGCAACTTCGTGAGTACCAATATGGCGGCTATTCCAGAGTCACTGTTTGAAAGCGAAATGTTTGGCCATGTGAAAGGTGCGTTTACTGACGCTAAACAGGATAGACAAGGTCGTTTCTCAATGGCTGAGCAAGGAACTTTATTTTTGGATGAGGTCGGCACACTCACAGAGCCTCAACAAGCGAAGCTCCTACGAGTGTTAGAAACAGGGGAATATGAAGCTGTTGGCTCGAGCAAAACGCAGCATGCAAGCTGTAGAATTATTAGCGCAACTAATGCAGATTTAGAGTCGCAACAACAAGCAAGTCAATTTCGTAGTGACCTGTATTTCAGACTAAATACAATGGAGTTTGAGATCCCACCACTGCGCTTGCGTCGCACTGAGATAATTCCGCTGGCCAACTTTTTTATTCAAAAGCACGCAACGGCCTATGAATTAGAGGTAAAACCCTTGTCTCACGCGGCACAAACAAGACTACAAAGTTACTCATTCCCAGGTAATATCCGTGAACTTAGTCATATGATGGAACGTGCGATTTTGCTGTGTGATGGCACTGAAATTGAAGAAAGCGCGCTTTCTTTAAAATCTGTGGCAACCACAGAGCAGAGTGAGCCCGAAATGATGACGCTAGATCAAGCCGAGCAAAAATTGATTAAAATGGCGCTGTGCCAATGCCATGATAATGTGGAAGATGCTGCGGTTTTACTTGGGATCAGTAAAAGTGCGCTATATCGTCGCCTTGATAAGTTCGAT
- a CDS encoding alkene reductase: protein MSDPLLFTQKKLGNLILPNRILMAPMTRSRTTQPGDIPNQLMARYYAQRASVGLIISEATQISCQGKGYSFTPGIYTASQVAGWKEITHAVQQKGGRIFCQLWHVGRMSHSTFHEDGQPVAPSALAPDAQVWVVNEKGVGEMVDCPTPRALATQEIQSIVEDYVHAAENAMIAGFNGVEIHAGNGYLIDQFLRRSSNQRHDQYGGSKENRIRFAVEVITAISQAIGPEKVGIRLAPFITQRGMQDEEAIDTILLAAEHFNRLGIAYVHLAEADWDDAPVVTESFRQALRRKFHGAIIVAGNYEPEQAEALIEQGLVDFVAFGRKFISNPDLVYRLTHQLPLSPINPDAPLFGGSEQGYTDYADFQQLRAKGAI, encoded by the coding sequence ATGTCTGATCCATTGTTATTTACGCAGAAAAAACTCGGTAATTTAATCTTACCAAACCGCATTTTGATGGCACCAATGACCCGCTCGCGGACAACACAACCGGGAGATATTCCAAACCAGTTGATGGCAAGGTACTACGCCCAACGTGCTTCGGTAGGGCTTATCATTAGTGAAGCCACACAAATCTCTTGTCAGGGCAAAGGGTATTCATTTACTCCCGGAATTTATACTGCTTCGCAGGTTGCAGGATGGAAGGAAATCACTCATGCAGTACAGCAAAAAGGTGGCCGTATTTTCTGTCAGCTTTGGCATGTCGGCCGTATGTCTCACTCGACTTTTCATGAAGATGGCCAACCCGTCGCTCCCTCAGCACTCGCGCCAGACGCGCAAGTGTGGGTGGTCAATGAAAAAGGAGTGGGTGAAATGGTCGATTGCCCGACACCACGTGCACTGGCAACCCAAGAAATACAGAGCATAGTCGAAGATTATGTCCATGCGGCTGAGAATGCCATGATAGCAGGGTTTAATGGCGTCGAGATCCACGCTGGTAATGGCTACTTAATCGACCAATTTTTACGCCGCAGCTCTAATCAACGTCATGATCAATATGGTGGCTCGAAGGAAAACCGAATTCGCTTTGCGGTTGAAGTTATCACCGCGATTAGCCAAGCAATTGGACCTGAAAAAGTAGGGATCCGATTAGCGCCTTTTATTACTCAACGTGGCATGCAAGACGAAGAGGCCATTGATACTATTTTGCTCGCCGCGGAGCACTTTAACCGCTTAGGCATTGCCTATGTGCACTTAGCAGAAGCGGACTGGGATGATGCACCGGTCGTGACGGAGAGTTTTAGGCAAGCACTAAGAAGAAAATTCCACGGCGCCATTATTGTGGCGGGAAATTACGAACCAGAGCAAGCCGAAGCCCTTATTGAACAAGGTCTAGTTGACTTTGTGGCTTTTGGTCGCAAGTTTATCTCCAACCCAGACCTCGTATACCGCCTAACTCATCAATTGCCTTTGAGTCCAATCAACCCTGATGCGCCTTTGTTTGGTGGTAGCGAGCAGGGCTACACCGACTATGCAGATTTTCAACAATTAAGAGCAAAAGGTGCAATATGA
- a CDS encoding LysR family transcriptional regulator encodes MKSKADDMALFVQVVRSDGLAAAGRVLGLSPASMTARINALEAHYKTRLLTRNTRSIKLTEAGERFYQGCVRVIEEVAAAEALLQDADPDLRGTLKIAASSDFGRQYVVPAVAEFATQHPQVVVNLSLGEGLVKLVESGTDIAIRYGNLNDSSLISRPLLNNRRMLVAAPNYLEQYGTPDCYQALQQHRCLVLERAGQALNDWYFIDRDTQATIIETVPTCLVSSDGEVLRNWAIQGLGITIKSWLDVHKDIKAGRLVELLPTQTLGFSPTDSDKVALQAIYPSRQFQPRQVKAFLTFFSEYLQQMHD; translated from the coding sequence ATGAAAAGCAAAGCAGACGATATGGCGCTTTTTGTTCAAGTGGTGCGCTCTGATGGCTTAGCTGCGGCAGGGCGAGTATTAGGGCTTTCTCCAGCGAGCATGACCGCACGGATCAATGCACTTGAAGCGCACTATAAAACCCGTTTACTGACTCGAAACACTAGAAGTATCAAACTGACAGAAGCGGGAGAGCGGTTTTACCAGGGCTGTGTGCGAGTTATTGAGGAGGTTGCGGCGGCGGAAGCGTTACTGCAAGATGCCGATCCTGATTTGAGAGGCACACTCAAAATTGCAGCAAGCTCAGACTTTGGCCGTCAGTACGTGGTTCCCGCCGTTGCGGAGTTTGCCACGCAGCATCCACAGGTGGTGGTTAACTTGAGCTTAGGGGAGGGCTTAGTCAAATTAGTTGAGTCTGGCACTGATATCGCCATTCGTTATGGTAATTTAAATGATAGCAGCTTGATATCTCGGCCTCTGTTAAACAACCGCAGAATGCTGGTAGCCGCTCCAAACTATCTCGAACAGTATGGTACACCAGATTGCTATCAAGCATTACAGCAACATCGCTGTTTAGTACTGGAAAGAGCGGGACAGGCGCTAAACGATTGGTATTTTATCGACAGAGACACGCAAGCAACCATCATTGAAACCGTGCCTACCTGTTTAGTGAGTTCAGATGGAGAAGTATTGCGAAACTGGGCCATTCAAGGGCTTGGGATCACCATCAAATCATGGCTGGATGTTCACAAAGATATTAAAGCGGGGCGATTGGTGGAGTTGTTGCCAACTCAAACATTGGGATTTAGTCCAACAGACTCAGACAAAGTCGCGCTGCAAGCGATTTATCCATCTAGGCAGTTTCAACCTCGCCAAGTCAAAGCATTTTTGACCTTTTTTAGCGAGTATTTACAACAAATGCATGATTGA